From Spirochaetales bacterium, one genomic window encodes:
- the rpmI gene encoding 50S ribosomal protein L35 yields MPKMKTRKSAAKRYKLTGKGKIKYKKQGLRHILTKKTSKRKRHLRQSHILNPVEAKRIKKLLPYG; encoded by the coding sequence ATGCCCAAGATGAAAACGAGAAAAAGCGCTGCCAAACGCTATAAACTGACGGGAAAAGGGAAGATAAAATATAAAAAGCAGGGATTACGCCATATTCTCACGAAGAAAACGAGCAAAAGAAAACGCCATTTGCGTCAAAGTCATATACTTAATCCGGTAGAGGCAAAAAGGATTAAAAAGTTATTGCCGTACGGTTAA
- the rplT gene encoding 50S ribosomal protein L20 yields the protein MPRAIDGTRRKNRRKKILDRAKGFWGRRSTNFKTAKEAVARAMRSSYRDRKRKKRDFRTLWIARISAVCRAHDITYSRFMSGLKKAGVVIDRKVLSNLAINDPDAFTSLIDIARSSSGVQE from the coding sequence ATGCCAAGAGCTATTGATGGAACCAGAAGGAAAAACAGACGTAAGAAAATACTCGATCGTGCAAAAGGTTTCTGGGGAAGACGAAGCACGAATTTCAAGACCGCAAAAGAAGCGGTTGCACGCGCCATGAGAAGTTCATATCGCGACAGAAAAAGAAAAAAAAGAGATTTCCGTACACTCTGGATCGCCCGTATCTCTGCGGTCTGCAGGGCACACGATATAACATATTCCCGGTTCATGAGCGGACTCAAGAAGGCGGGCGTTGTTATCGATAGAAAGGTGCTGTCCAATCTGGCGATAAACGATCCGGATGCTTTTACGAGTCTCATTGACATCGCCAGGTCTTCCTCCGGGGTGCAGGAATAA
- a CDS encoding ABC transporter substrate-binding protein, whose translation MKDVMTKAIRCLIFCAGMTCCVFPVFGGGEKEFRSKETRELKKVKLVMWLVGDTVPDYDCALEALNELMLRDLSSTVEVNFTTWTDWTTKLRLVLSSGEQVDLVHMAPWSIYNEQAKQGALYALEELAPVYAPKTWASYSSETLKQASVNGHVYMLPFRYTDPEGNGLLYRLDLAQKHGLGKIRGIEDLERYMKTVKEKEGIIPYNAGGFDNQVMSELLAMWMESWPDSADENLVVGKMNYIKVFQNDPEHPFVLFEHDTFRRALTYARRFYLNGYWSKNVLANMTDSRESFLKGTSAITNLNPINANEEYRRLSAKSSEWKLDWWSPYMKLPRPPKSPANNNGMSIPVSSRNPERALMLLEKLHQDQAYADLTTFGIRGKHWELDEKGEIILPDGVTADKTGFPWDRPCPWGWREEKFYRVEPTKLSSTWSVVREWIQKIYDKGTEKKFADFKFDKVPVEAEMAAIDTVKTQYLDPLIWGMIDPEEGYDDMIRRMYQAGLKRVKDEFRRQWSEYLRSK comes from the coding sequence GTGAAAGATGTCATGACAAAAGCGATACGATGCCTTATTTTCTGTGCCGGAATGACCTGTTGCGTTTTCCCGGTTTTCGGTGGAGGAGAAAAAGAGTTCCGGTCAAAGGAAACACGGGAATTGAAAAAAGTGAAACTGGTCATGTGGCTTGTCGGCGACACGGTTCCCGATTATGATTGTGCGCTCGAAGCATTGAACGAACTCATGCTTCGCGATCTCTCGTCGACTGTGGAAGTGAATTTTACCACGTGGACGGACTGGACCACGAAACTGAGACTCGTCCTCTCCTCCGGGGAACAGGTGGACCTCGTGCATATGGCGCCGTGGAGTATCTACAATGAGCAGGCGAAACAGGGGGCATTGTACGCCCTCGAGGAGCTTGCGCCCGTCTACGCCCCGAAAACATGGGCGAGTTATTCTTCCGAAACACTGAAACAGGCATCCGTCAATGGTCACGTGTATATGCTTCCTTTTCGATACACCGATCCCGAAGGAAACGGTCTGCTTTACCGGCTCGATCTCGCCCAAAAACACGGGCTTGGGAAAATAAGAGGTATAGAGGATCTCGAAAGGTATATGAAAACGGTCAAGGAAAAGGAAGGAATCATCCCGTATAATGCAGGCGGTTTCGACAATCAGGTGATGTCGGAATTATTGGCCATGTGGATGGAAAGCTGGCCGGATTCCGCGGATGAAAATCTCGTTGTGGGGAAAATGAATTACATCAAGGTTTTCCAGAATGATCCGGAACATCCCTTTGTCCTCTTCGAACATGACACCTTTCGCCGTGCACTGACATATGCACGGCGGTTTTATCTGAACGGATACTGGTCGAAGAATGTTCTGGCGAACATGACCGATTCGAGGGAATCCTTTTTGAAAGGAACGAGCGCGATCACCAATCTTAATCCGATCAACGCGAATGAAGAATACAGGCGGCTTTCGGCAAAAAGCTCCGAATGGAAGCTGGACTGGTGGTCGCCGTACATGAAACTCCCGCGTCCTCCGAAAAGCCCGGCAAACAACAACGGGATGTCAATTCCCGTTTCTTCACGGAACCCGGAGCGGGCCCTGATGCTATTGGAGAAACTGCATCAGGACCAGGCATACGCGGATTTAACGACATTCGGTATACGGGGCAAACATTGGGAACTGGACGAGAAAGGTGAAATCATACTCCCCGACGGGGTGACCGCGGACAAAACGGGATTCCCATGGGACAGGCCGTGTCCGTGGGGCTGGAGGGAGGAAAAATTTTACCGGGTCGAACCGACAAAATTAAGCTCGACCTGGTCGGTGGTGAGGGAGTGGATCCAGAAAATATATGATAAAGGGACGGAAAAGAAATTCGCGGATTTCAAGTTCGACAAGGTTCCCGTGGAGGCCGAAATGGCGGCGATCGATACCGTGAAAACACAGTATCTTGACCCCCTCATCTGGGGAATGATCGATCCGGAAGAGGGATACGACGATATGATCCGACGGATGTATCAGGCAGGCCTCAAGCGGGTAAAAGACGAGTTTAGAAGGCAGTGGTCCGAATATCTTCGCAGCAAATAA
- the infC gene encoding translation initiation factor IF-3, which produces MATKDLRINNGIRVKEVRLINENGEQMGIVATDKALAIAEEAGLDLVEVAPTAKPPVCKLLDYGKYKFDQEKLTKESKKRSKQKKDKEIRMQPTINDHDLLFKVKHVQEFLEHGCKVKVTIRFRGREMAHTERGKDVLEKILSILENVYTVERNPKLEGRFMSMLLKPKSKKEGK; this is translated from the coding sequence TTGGCTACAAAAGATCTGAGAATTAATAACGGAATACGGGTAAAGGAGGTACGATTAATAAATGAGAATGGTGAACAAATGGGAATTGTCGCGACAGATAAAGCCCTTGCCATTGCAGAAGAAGCCGGGCTTGACCTTGTCGAAGTAGCCCCGACGGCAAAACCTCCCGTATGTAAATTGCTGGATTACGGCAAATATAAATTTGATCAGGAAAAACTGACTAAAGAATCTAAAAAGCGTTCAAAACAGAAAAAAGATAAAGAAATACGGATGCAACCGACGATAAACGATCACGATCTTCTTTTCAAGGTCAAACATGTTCAGGAATTTCTCGAACACGGTTGCAAGGTAAAGGTCACAATAAGATTCAGGGGAAGAGAAATGGCACATACAGAAAGAGGAAAAGATGTATTGGAAAAGATACTTTCGATTCTTGAAAATGTATATACAGTTGAAAGAAATCCGAAGCTGGAAGGACGGTTCATGTCGATGCTTCTGAAACCAAAATCGAAAAAGGAGGGAAAATAA